CGACTCCGCCGCCGCTGCCGGCAAGGGGGAGGTGAGACCGGCGGCGGCCAGTCCTGCTCCGGCGCCGAGGCCGGTGATGATCGAACGTCGAGTAGGGAGTTCCATGAGGGCATTCCTTGCTTGAGAAGAAGTCGCTGGCGCAGCAGCAACACCGGACCGTGCCTGCTCCACGACATCGTTCAGCTCTCAATCGGGCTCAGATGGATCCGGCACTCACTTCTCAAGCTCTCGACATGTTGTGACGATCTCGCAGTCAGCGTCTGACGACGCCTGAGCATTGGGCTAAGACTAGACATTGTTACGGAAGGTTTGTAGGTGCGAAACACGTCCGGCTGCGACGTGAGTCAGATTCTGAGCCGATCCACAGTCGTTGGCGTGACCTTCGTCTCTGAAGGTCGTGCTGTGTGGGCAAGCACATCCCGCCGGAGGTGACGTAGACTCGATGGCGACCAACATCCTTTAAGTCCGTCCAGAGAGGCGGGGAAGGAGGCCTGAAATGGCCGAAAGTTTGTCAGGCGCCTTGAGCGCACCAACCCAGGGCAAGGAGATCCTCGGACCTCCCGATATAGCCCGTTCCCTGTTCCGTATCGCGCACGAGATTCTGGAACGCAACCACGGGACGCAGGACATCGTCGTCCTCGGGATCCCCAGTGGGGGAGCACCACTCGCGCACAGACTCGTGGAGGCGCTTGCTGTCGCCGCGGGAGAAGGGACGCAGTGGTCCGAGCAGGCGGGACAGGCGCGGGCCGATGCCGCCAATGCCAAGGTCCCGGTCGGCACCCTGGACATCACCATGTACCGCGATGACCTGGGACGTCACCCGATCCGAGTTCCCCGTCCCACGGAGATCCCCCAGGGCGGCATCGACGGCAAAGTCGTCATCCTCGTTGACGACGTCCTCTACTCCGGGCGCACCATCCGGGCCGCCCTCGACGCCCTGGGCGCCATCGGCCGCCCCCGGGCCGTGCAACTAGCCACACTCGTGGACCGCGGACACCGCGAGCTGCCCATCCGAGCCGACTACGTGGGTAAGAACCTGCCGACCTCCCGCTCTGAGAAAGTCGTGGTGTCCCTGACCGAGCTCGGCGCCTCCACCGACGCCGTCACCATCGTCCCCGCAGACGTCCCCACTGAGCGTTCGAGTGAGCGCAGCAACCAGGAGGCCACCCGATGAAGCACCTGCTCTCCGCCAAGGACCTGACCCACGACGAGGCGGTCATGGTCCTGGACACCGCCGAGGCGATGGCCGCCACCCAGCGTCATGCGGTCAAGAAGCTTCCGACGCTGCGCGGCAAGACCGTGGTGAACCTCTTCTTCGAGGACTCCACCCGCACCAGGCTCTCCTTCGAGGCCGCCGCCAAGCGCCTGAGCGCCGACGTCATCAACTTCTCGGCCAAGGGCTCCTCACTGTCCAAGGGTGAGTCCCTCAAGGACACCGCCCAGACGATCATGGCCATGGGGGCGGACGCCGTCGTCGTGCGCCACTCCGCCTGCGGCGCCGCACACCTGCTGGCCCACGCCGGCTGGATCAACGTGCCGGTCCTCAACGCCGGTGACGGCACCCACCAGCACCCCACTCAGGCCCTTCTGGACGCCATGACGCTGCGACGCTGGTACGTGCCCGGAGCGCCAGCCACAGCGGACGGCAGCCCCGCCCCGCAGGGGCGCGACCTGGAGGGCGCCCGCCTCATCATCGTGGGAGACGTCCTGCACTCCCGGGTGGCCCGTTCCAACGTGGACCTCATGACGGCGCTCGGCGCCAAGGTCACGCTCGTGGCGCCTCCCACACTGCTGCCCGTCGGTATGGACGACTGGCCCTGCGAGGTCTCCTACAACCTCGATGAGGCGATCGAGGAGATCCAGCCCGACGCCGTCATGATGCTGCGCGTCCAGCGTGAGCGCATGAGTGCCGCAGGAGGGGGCTTCTTCCCGAGCCCTGGCGAGTACTCCAGCGTCTACGGCCTCACTTCCGCCCGTCGCCGGGCCATGCCGGAGCACGCGATCGTCATGCACCCCGGCCCCATGAACCGCGGCCTCGAGATCACCGCCGAGGCCGCCGACGACCCCCGCTCGCGCATTATCGAGCAGGTCGGCAACGGAGTCTCCGTCCGTATGGCCGCCCTCTACCTCCTCCTCGCTGACGAAGGGAACCAGCTGTGACCTCCCACCTCCTGACCGGTGTCCGCCCCTACGGCGAGGACCCCACTGACATTCTCATTACCGACGGCACCATCACCGCCATCGGCCCTGACGCAGCGGCGAAGGCCCCGGCCGATGTCCAGCGCCATGACCTGGACGGGCTCATCGCATTGCCCGGGCTCGTCGATATCCACACTCACCTGCGCGAGCCCGGAGGGGAGTCCGCCGAGACCATCTACTCCGGTACCCGCGCCGCAGCCGTCGGCGGCTACACCGCCGTCTTCGCGATGGCCAACACCACGCCCGTCCAGGACAATGCCGGTGTCGTGGAGCAGGTGCTGCGGCTGGGCCGTGAAGCCGGCTGGGTGGACGTCCATCCGGTGGGCGCAGTCTCAGCGGGACTGGCTGGCGAGCACCTGTCCGACATGGGTGCCATGGCCACCTCCGCCGCCCGAGTGCGGGTCTTCTCCGATGACGGCAAGTGCGTCTCCGACCCCGTCCTCATGCGCAGGGCCCTGGAGTACGTCAAGTCCTTCGACGGCGTCATCGCCCAGCACGCACAGGATCCCCGCCTCACCGAGGGATCCCAGATGCACGAGGGCGTCGTCTCCGCCGAGCTGGGACTGCGCGGCTGGCCGGCAGTGGCGGAGGAGTCGATCATCGCCCGCGACGTCCTGCTGGCAGAGCACGTCGGCTCGCGTCTGCACGTGTGCCACCTGTCCACTGCGGGCAGCGTCGGCATCATCCGCTGGGCCAAGTCCCGCGGCATCAATGTCACCGCTGAGGTCACGCCGCACCACCTCCTGCTGACTGACGAGATGGCCCGCACCTACTCCCCGCTGTACAAGGTCAACCCCCCGCTGCGCACGGCCGAGGACGTCGAGGCGGTTCGCGAGGCCCTGGCCGATGGCACCATCGACGTCGTCGGCACCGACCACGCCCCGCACCCGGTGGAGGACAAGGACTGCGAGTGGCAGGCCGGAGCCTTCGGCATGACCGGCCTGGAGACCGCACTGAGCGTCCTGATCGAGACGATGGTCGCCCCCGGCCGCATGACCTGGCGCGACATCGCCCGGGCCATGTCCTCGACCCCCGCCCGCATCGGCCGCCTGAGCGACCAGGGCTGCGAGCTCGAGGTCGGTGCCCCGGCCAACATCACTGTGGTCGACCCCGAGGTGCGCCGCACCGTCGACGCCTCCGCCCAGTGGACCAGCTCCACCAACACCCCCTACGCCGGGATGGAGCTGCCGGGACAGGTCATGGCCACCTTCCTCCACGGCTGCCCCACCGTGCTCGACGGCGCTCCCGTTGAGGCTCCCGCCGGCTCAGCTCATGCCTGAGCTGAGCCACCGCCCAGCCGCCCTCCTCGTGCTGGAGGACGGCTGGGCCCTGCGGGGCCGC
This region of Actinomyces oris genomic DNA includes:
- the pyrR gene encoding bifunctional pyr operon transcriptional regulator/uracil phosphoribosyltransferase PyrR, giving the protein MAESLSGALSAPTQGKEILGPPDIARSLFRIAHEILERNHGTQDIVVLGIPSGGAPLAHRLVEALAVAAGEGTQWSEQAGQARADAANAKVPVGTLDITMYRDDLGRHPIRVPRPTEIPQGGIDGKVVILVDDVLYSGRTIRAALDALGAIGRPRAVQLATLVDRGHRELPIRADYVGKNLPTSRSEKVVVSLTELGASTDAVTIVPADVPTERSSERSNQEATR
- a CDS encoding aspartate carbamoyltransferase catalytic subunit; translated protein: MKHLLSAKDLTHDEAVMVLDTAEAMAATQRHAVKKLPTLRGKTVVNLFFEDSTRTRLSFEAAAKRLSADVINFSAKGSSLSKGESLKDTAQTIMAMGADAVVVRHSACGAAHLLAHAGWINVPVLNAGDGTHQHPTQALLDAMTLRRWYVPGAPATADGSPAPQGRDLEGARLIIVGDVLHSRVARSNVDLMTALGAKVTLVAPPTLLPVGMDDWPCEVSYNLDEAIEEIQPDAVMMLRVQRERMSAAGGGFFPSPGEYSSVYGLTSARRRAMPEHAIVMHPGPMNRGLEITAEAADDPRSRIIEQVGNGVSVRMAALYLLLADEGNQL
- a CDS encoding dihydroorotase encodes the protein MTSHLLTGVRPYGEDPTDILITDGTITAIGPDAAAKAPADVQRHDLDGLIALPGLVDIHTHLREPGGESAETIYSGTRAAAVGGYTAVFAMANTTPVQDNAGVVEQVLRLGREAGWVDVHPVGAVSAGLAGEHLSDMGAMATSAARVRVFSDDGKCVSDPVLMRRALEYVKSFDGVIAQHAQDPRLTEGSQMHEGVVSAELGLRGWPAVAEESIIARDVLLAEHVGSRLHVCHLSTAGSVGIIRWAKSRGINVTAEVTPHHLLLTDEMARTYSPLYKVNPPLRTAEDVEAVREALADGTIDVVGTDHAPHPVEDKDCEWQAGAFGMTGLETALSVLIETMVAPGRMTWRDIARAMSSTPARIGRLSDQGCELEVGAPANITVVDPEVRRTVDASAQWTSSTNTPYAGMELPGQVMATFLHGCPTVLDGAPVEAPAGSAHA